One genomic window of Glycine soja cultivar W05 chromosome 9, ASM419377v2, whole genome shotgun sequence includes the following:
- the LOC114366999 gene encoding 60S ribosomal protein L39 yields MPSHKTFRIKKKLAKKMRQNRPIPYWIRMRTDNTIRYNAKRRHWRRTKLGF; encoded by the exons ATG CCTTCCCACAAGACGTTCagaatcaagaagaagctcGCGAAGAAGATGAGGCAGAACAGACCCATCCCTTATTGGATCCGCATGAGAACCGACAACACTATCAG GTACAATGCTAAGCGCAGGCACTGGCGCCGCACCAAGCTCGGATTTTAA